The genomic window tcaatatcctaccacAAGAGCTGGGATGGGCAAGAGAGCTATTGGTACTATGGAACTGGATGCAATCTCTTCAATGGCagcccaagtatcttctttggctaatatgattaaaacaatGAAAAGGCCTACTATAGTCCAGGAATTAAAATAAATCGAACTATCGGGTGTTTGTTGTGGTGAAGACCATGCTTGATGAATACCTATCAAATCCAACATCTATGTGCTACATGGGTAATTTCAACCAGAATAATAACTCCTATTCCAACATGTATAATCTTGGGTGGAAGCAACATCTAAACCTTAGTTGGAATAATTAAGGTGTGGGGAATTTCACCAGTACGGCAAGACAGAACGCCATCAATGCACTGCCTGTTTATACTCAACCTATGCCGAGGCAAAATGTCCAGCAAGGttaggcatcaatttcatcatcatcatcttttgaaGCTTTACTGAAGGAATATATGGCAAAGAATGATGTTGTAATTTAGAGTTAGGCTGCTTCTCTCTGAGCTCTTGAGACTCAAGTAGGGAAAATAGCGAACGCTTTGAATTCGAGAACACAAGAGGCATTCCCTAGTGATACCGAGAATTTAAGATCACAAGGGAAGGAGTAGTGCAAGGCCATCACTCTTAGAAGCATAACTCAGCTTAATGATGTTGCTCAAGATGCCATGACAGAAGAGGAAAACTCGAATAAAAACTAGGTAAAGATCCCGGAGTCATCTGAAGAATATACTAAATCTGAAAAGGGTAAGCAGCAAAATGTTGTGGCAGACCTATATCATGTTGTCAACAAGAATGCCACGGTTAAACAATATCAGCAATTTGAAGGATGACCACATTTACCTTAACCTTTTCCTCGGCGATTTCATAATTTTAAGCAAGATATTCAATTCAAAAGATTTTTAGAGGTTTTGAAACAACTCCATATTAACATACCACTGGTTGAAGCTTTGGAGCAAATGcctaattatgtgaaatttatgaaatatatattatcGAAAAACTGCAGCTTGGGAGAATTTGAGATTGTTGCTCTCACTAAAGGATGAAAAACAATGTTGACAAATAAATTACCTCCAAAGTTGAAGAACCCAGAGAGTTTcgctatcccatgttcaattgtaAATCATTATATTGGTAAGCTGATCAAAGGGCGAGTATAAATCTAATACCTATGTCTATTTTTAGGAAGCTAAGAATTGGAAAAGcgagacctactacggttacgtTGCAACTAGCTGATCGATCCTACACGCATctgaaaggtaaaattgaagaagTGCTGGTAAGAGTGGATAAATTTATCTTACCtgtgaattttcttattttagaataTGAAACTGACCAAGATGTGCCAgttattcttggaagaccttttcttTCTATAGGCAGAACTATAATTGATGTACAGAAAGGCGAGCTGACCATGATGATAAATGATCAGCAGATTACCTTCAATGTATTTGATGCTTTGAGATGTGTTGATGTTAATGATGAATGCCATGCCGTTGGATTAATAGAAACAACAGTGGAGGAATTCACCAGATATTGCCACAACAATTTTGTCAGTAATGAAGACTCGCTTGAGAAGTATGATAGAGTAATTTTTGAGGAGTTCGGTGAATTTATGGCCACCAAGCAGATGGTGGATAGACTAAGGAAGAATTTTGAACCGTTGGATTTATCAAATTGACTTTTCGACCCGTCTAAACCCTCTATAAAGGAACCTCTTATACTGGAGTTAAAACCTTTGTCATAGCTTTTGAAGTATGCATATTTGTGTGACAATAGTACTTTTCTGGTAGTAATTTCTATGGAGCTGACACCCGACAAGAGGCAAGGTTGTTAGAAGTTCTTTGATGATTTAATAGGGCATCAAGATGGACCCTAGCTGATATAGAAGGAATTACCCCTGTATTCTGCATGCATTAGATTTTGTTTAAGGATTGCCCTAGCAATTCTATTGAATAGCAACGAAGACTGAATTAGATCATGAAAGAAGTCGTCAAGAAAGAGATTATTAAGTGGCTTGACGTTGGTATCATTTACCCGATTTTAGACAGCTCATGGGTGAGTCCTGTGTAATGTGTACCCAAGAAATGAGGTGTCACAGTGACAAGTAATGATAATAATGAGCTTATAGCAACTCACACTGTCATGGGATGGAGAGTATGTATGGATTACCACAAGCTTAACAAGACAACGAGGAAGGATCATTTTACCCTACCATTAATTGATCAGGTGTTGGATACGTTAGCTGGGAAagctttctactattttttggaTGGTTAATCAGGATATAATTAGATTTCAATAGCTCCCAATGACCAAAAGAAGACAACTTTTTCATGTACATATGGTACTTTCGTGTTCAGACGGATGTCGTTCGGGTTATGTAATGCCTCAGCAACCTTTTAATGTTGTATGATGGTCATATTCTTTGACATGGTGGAAAGGTTTCttgaagtctttatggatgactTTTCTGTGTTCGGGAATGATTTTGAAGATTGCTTGAAAAATTTGGAATTAGTTTTGGGCCGCTGTGAAGAAATGAATCTTGTTTTAAATTGGgagaaatgtcatttcatggttcGTGAAGGAATTATCCCGGGGCATAGGATATCACAAAGAGGAATTGAAGCGAACAGAGCAAAAATTGAAGTAATAGAGAAATTTCCACCTCCCACTAGTGCCAAGGGTATTAGGAGTTTTTTAGGTCATGCAGGTTTTCATAGAAGATTCATTGAGGATTTTTCGAAGATATCTAAACCCTTGTGCACTTTTTTGGAGCaaaatagacctttcaattttgatgaacaaTGTTTGGTGGCCtttgaaaagttaaagaaaaaactCATAACAGCACCAATTGTGGTAGCTCTAGATTGGACACTACCTTTTAAACTCATGTGTGATGCCAGTGATTATGCTGTGAGAGTCATGTTGGGGCAAAGGAAAGACAAAATACTGCGGGCAATATACTATGCTAGCAGAACTTTATCAGAAGCCCAGTTTTAAAGAAAAAGAGTTATTGGTTGTGGTGTTTGCGTTCGATAAGTTTTGTTTGTATCTTGTTGGTATAAAGGTCATAGTCTACACAAATCGCTTTACTATTAAGTATTTAAtgagcaagaaagatgctaagccaaGGCTGATTAGGTGGATACTGTTGCTGCAGGAGTTTGACTTGGAAATTAGAGATCGGAAAGGGACTGAGAATCAAGTGGTTGATCACTTGTTGAGAATAGAATCTGGAAGTAAAGGTAGTCATGATACACTTATTAAAGAAGAAGCATTACCTTGGTATGCTAACATAGTGAACTATTTAGTAAGTGGTGTGTTGCCACCCGATCTCAACAGTCAAAGAAgacaaaaatttcttcatgatgccAAGCACTATTATTGAGATGAATCCTTCTTATTTAAACATTATGCTGATCAATATGTCCCTAATGATGAAATACATAGCATTCTATAGCATTGTCATTCAACTCCATACGGAAGACATTTTGGAGGGATGAGAACTACTGCCAAAGTACTTTAGTCAGGATTTTATTGGCCAAGTTTGTTCAAGGATGCTCATGAATTCTATCAGTCTTGTAACCATTGTTAGAGAACAGAGAATCTATCTAGGAGACACGAAATGTCATTGCAAAGTATATTGGAGATTGAGTTATTTGATGTATGAAGAATagactttatgggtccatttccaccatCAGTGGGCAAGGTGTACATACTGTTAGCAGTGGACTATGTCTCTAAGTGGGTCAAGGCTATTGCTCTTCCTACCAATGATGCAAGGTCAGTAATGAAGTTTTTACACAAGAACATTTTTACAagatttggtacacctagagcCATTATTAGTGATAAGGGGTCTCATTTTGACTGCAAGTTGGTAGCCAATGCTTTGCATCGATATGGGGTGAAACATAAGATTGTTACAACATATAACCCCCAAACAAATagacaagctaaaatttcaaatagagaaaagaaaaaaaaatatagaaaaatgggTGAATCCTACTCGTAAGGACTGGTCTACCAAGTTGGATAAAGCTTTGTGGGCTTATCGTGCCGTATACAAAACTCCGTTGGGGATGTCACCTTTTAAGCTTGTCTATGGCAAGCCATGTCACCTTCCTGTTGAACTTGAGTacaaagcattttgggctatTAAGAAGATGAACACAGATTGGGTTGCTACCGGCCATAAAAGGTTGTTAGAATTGAACCAAATGGAGGAGTTCCAAGcgtacaaggaaaagaccaaacgtTGGCACGATAAAAGAATCATGCCACAACAGTTTGAACTCAGACAACAGATGTTGTTATTTAACTttaggctcaaattgtttccagaTAAATTAAAGTCTCGTTGGTCAGGTCCTTTTGAAGTAGCCCAAGTGTATCCTCATGGTGCTGTTAATATCAGGGATTTGAAAATGGGAgtcacatttaaagttaatgggcAACGTTTAAAGCACATTGGGGTGCCCATATGGATCAAGACAAGCACTCCATTGACCTTCGAGATGTTTGAGCTAGCaatttcttttatctttcttttctttaattgttttattttaattttatttttagtacttatttaatattgtgttcatttctatttttatttttgaatttttttttacaattttcagaggcagaataaaaaatattcactGAGCAGTTGTGATATTCAGAGGAGTTTGTCGTAGCATTGCGACGAACTGGGTAGTGGACAATGTGAGGTTAACTAGGCAGATAATTCAAAGGGGAGAGATGTTTATTTTAGTTGATTCAATTATGTTATTAGGCGAGCCCATAAATGGGGAGTTAAAATTTTTTGGATTAGGGCACTTCACATTTCCCCCCCAAAATCCTCTTAGTTTTCTTCTTTCCTCCTCCATGTAATGCAACTTCCCTAGTACATTTCAATTTTGTTGAACTGTCATCACTATCCCCTTATTTTTCTCTCCTCAACTGCTCACGTCTCTTAAGCCTCTCTTAAAGTtttaacttttataactttttctCTTCAATAACTCTAATTTTTCCGCTACATTCTCCATGATTTCTTCTAGTTTTCTCCAATGGCTCGTGTCAAAACTACCTCTAAAACTACCGAATCATCAAAGGCTAGTGCTATTCAGCCAATGTCATTATTTAACACTATCGCAGCCATGAGATACAATACCAACATCGTAAAGCGGCCTTTCTATTTTGAGCAAGGGTTCTTGTTTAAAGTTGAACAATACATGGGATACGATGAATTTGTATCTTCAATAATAGAAAAACATGGGTGGAATATTTTTTGCTTGCACCCCGAAGATGTTTTAGGAAAAATTGTTCGAGAGTTTTATGCCCAGGTCAACTCTCTAAATTCACCTTTTTTCAACATAAGAGGTACGTCCATTCCTTTTGATGAAGACTATATTAATGCACAATTTATTCTTGTAGGTATATATGTGATATACCTGAACCGGGTCTAGTAGTTTCaggtatattttttaaattccaaatgtgaaactaggaatttatagggtttctagtaatttctaatttaatttagaaggttcatttcatcaaaaattgattaaacaataatctgaaaaatttttaaaaaataattttgaaaatttgattttaaagattttaaataattattagtgaaaataatcaatttgggttgaaaaataattttaaaataatttttattgggagtattttgagtaaaatttaaatattaattaaataggttttaattgtaaaataaggtaaaatttagagtatttatatggaaaataaaccttaaa from Gossypium hirsutum isolate 1008001.06 chromosome D12, Gossypium_hirsutum_v2.1, whole genome shotgun sequence includes these protein-coding regions:
- the LOC107941692 gene encoding uncharacterized protein, producing MVIFFDMVERFLEVFMDDFSVFGNDFEDCLKNLELVLGRCEEMNLVLNWEKCHFMVREGIIPGHRISQRGIEANRAKIEVIEKFPPPTSAKGIRSFLGHAGFHRRFIEDFSKISKPLCTFLEQNRPFNFDEQCLVAFEKLKKKLITAPIVVALDWTLPFKLMCDASDYAVRVMLGQRKDKILRVIVYTNRFTIKYLMSKKDAKPRLIRWILLLQEFDLEIRDRKGTENQVVDHLLRIESGSKDFMGPFPPSVGKVYILLAVDYVSKWVKAIALPTNDARSVMKFLHKNIFTRFGTPRAIISDKGSHFDCKLVANALHRYGDWSTKLDKALWAYRAVYKTPLGMSPFKLVYGKPCHLPVELEYKAFWAIKKMNTDWVATGHKRLLELNQMEEFQAYKEKTKRWHDKRIMPQQFELRQQMLLFNFRLKLFPDKLKSRWSGPFEVAQVYPHGAVNIRDLKMGVTFKVNGQRLKHIGAQQQQAEFWAYVRSRDLALRESLQKNFTKLMQEFPLFLATLLPFAGVAKEPTQAATEAPTQPTAEAPT